In a genomic window of Nocardia fluminea:
- a CDS encoding alpha/beta hydrolase-fold protein — translation MRRILGIAVMAAALFAPAVTVPAQAQPGISAVQRVDWLSDRRVALWVYSAAMKTPIQVQMLLARDWHARPDAKFPMMLMLDGLRAQDDENGWTKDADAEGFYADKNVNVVLPVGGQSSWYSDWLAPDNGFTYKWETFLTKELPPILERDWRTTDVRGVQGLSMGGTAAMNLAGRNPGLMRYVASYSGLLTTTTLGMPQAITFANKDAGGFDAGAMWGPPGSPEWEAHDPYLLADKLKGVSMYVSSGSGLAGSHDQLGEVPLMSENWAGTGLEILSRLSTQNFVAKLEKLAIPVQANYRPAGTHTWPYWDFEMRQSWSQAAAALGTDPGGATCALGGAIAGVAQAANWLGNCLTAEYPAGTGMVQDFPNGRVFHSAAAGTHAVAGRIGGTYAGIGGASSPLGLPNGDEHGLPDGRGRMQTFEGGSIYWTPQTGAQVMRGAFLEEWGRQGYEGGPAGYPVAAEAPTPSRAGSVQAFENGPMFYSPATGAHRVQGFVLDKYSQLGFENSPLGFPVAEEAPLKDFGRYSRFEGGNIYWSPLSGAWSVRNGALAEAWGAQGFENGRLGYPVSDEFAVPGGIQQNFQTGFIVVRDGKSEVHGV, via the coding sequence ATGCGGCGAATCCTCGGTATCGCGGTCATGGCGGCGGCGCTGTTCGCACCGGCGGTCACCGTTCCGGCGCAGGCGCAGCCCGGCATATCGGCGGTGCAGCGGGTGGACTGGCTCTCGGATCGGCGGGTGGCGCTGTGGGTGTACTCGGCCGCCATGAAGACCCCGATCCAGGTGCAGATGCTGTTGGCCCGCGACTGGCACGCCCGCCCCGACGCGAAGTTCCCGATGATGCTCATGCTCGACGGTCTGCGCGCACAGGACGACGAGAACGGCTGGACCAAGGACGCCGACGCCGAGGGCTTCTACGCCGACAAGAATGTCAACGTGGTGCTGCCGGTGGGTGGCCAGTCGAGCTGGTACTCGGACTGGCTCGCGCCCGACAACGGGTTCACCTACAAGTGGGAGACCTTCCTGACCAAGGAACTTCCGCCGATCCTGGAACGCGACTGGCGAACCACGGACGTGCGTGGTGTACAAGGGCTTTCGATGGGCGGCACGGCGGCGATGAACCTCGCGGGCCGCAATCCGGGGCTGATGCGATACGTGGCCTCGTACTCGGGCCTGCTCACCACGACGACACTCGGGATGCCGCAGGCGATCACCTTCGCCAACAAGGACGCGGGCGGTTTCGACGCGGGCGCGATGTGGGGCCCGCCCGGCAGCCCCGAATGGGAGGCGCACGACCCCTACCTGCTCGCCGACAAGCTCAAAGGCGTGAGCATGTACGTCTCCAGCGGCAGCGGCCTCGCGGGCTCGCACGATCAGCTCGGTGAAGTGCCGTTGATGAGCGAGAACTGGGCGGGCACCGGCCTGGAGATCCTCTCGCGCCTGTCGACCCAGAATTTCGTCGCCAAGCTGGAGAAGCTGGCGATCCCGGTCCAGGCGAACTACCGTCCCGCGGGCACGCATACGTGGCCGTACTGGGACTTCGAGATGCGGCAGTCGTGGTCGCAGGCCGCCGCGGCGCTGGGAACCGATCCCGGCGGCGCCACCTGCGCACTCGGCGGCGCGATCGCCGGGGTCGCGCAGGCGGCGAACTGGCTGGGCAACTGCCTCACCGCCGAGTACCCGGCGGGCACCGGAATGGTGCAGGACTTCCCGAACGGCCGGGTGTTCCATTCCGCCGCGGCGGGCACGCACGCGGTGGCCGGGCGTATCGGCGGCACCTACGCCGGTATCGGCGGCGCGTCCTCGCCGCTCGGCCTGCCCAACGGCGACGAACACGGCCTGCCCGACGGGCGCGGGCGCATGCAGACCTTCGAAGGGGGCTCGATCTACTGGACCCCGCAGACCGGCGCGCAGGTGATGCGCGGCGCCTTCCTCGAGGAGTGGGGCAGGCAGGGTTACGAGGGTGGTCCCGCCGGTTATCCGGTGGCCGCCGAGGCGCCCACGCCCAGCCGTGCGGGCTCGGTGCAGGCCTTCGAGAACGGTCCGATGTTCTACAGCCCGGCCACCGGCGCACACCGGGTGCAGGGCTTCGTGCTCGACAAGTACAGCCAGCTCGGCTTCGAGAACAGCCCGCTCGGTTTCCCGGTCGCCGAGGAGGCGCCGCTGAAGGATTTCGGCCGCTACAGCCGGTTCGAGGGCGGCAACATCTATTGGAGCCCGCTCTCGGGGGCCTGGTCGGTGCGCAACGGCGCGCTCGCCGAAGCCTGGGGTGCGCAGGGGTTCGAGAACGGCAGACTCGGGTACCCGGTGAGTGACGAGTTCGCTGTTCCCGGCGGAATCCAGCAGAACTTTCAGACCGGGTTCATCGTGGTGCGGGACGGCAAATCCGAAGTCCACGGGGTGTGA
- a CDS encoding alpha/beta hydrolase — translation MRFGKAVAPASRGWRNRILAVGAAALVLPIAAGAAPTALAAPSVSAPVLRAPAGGYEELMVPSKMGPVKVQVQWARNGGNAALYLLDGLRARDDRNAWSFETNAMQQFSNDNVTLVMPVGGQSSWYADWTAASNTNGQKTTYKWETFLTEELPAFLEGYGVSRTNNAVLGLSMSGPAALRLAALNRDQFKHASSLSGPLNWSAPGMREAIRVMMLDAGRFNVDAMAAPWSSAWLRMDPMVFAPELRGLPLFISSANGLPAQHDKPNGAGAAFNTATAMGIEAISFVSTLAFQRRLNTLGINAVYDVGASGTHSWKYWEDELWKARPHILNALGA, via the coding sequence ATGCGTTTCGGCAAGGCCGTCGCGCCGGCATCTCGTGGTTGGCGTAATCGAATTCTAGCTGTCGGCGCTGCAGCACTCGTGCTGCCGATCGCCGCGGGAGCGGCCCCGACCGCGCTTGCCGCACCGTCGGTCTCGGCACCCGTGTTGCGCGCACCGGCCGGTGGCTACGAAGAACTGATGGTGCCCTCGAAGATGGGCCCGGTGAAGGTCCAGGTGCAGTGGGCGCGCAACGGCGGCAACGCCGCGCTCTACCTGCTCGACGGGCTCCGCGCCCGTGATGACCGCAACGCGTGGTCGTTCGAGACCAACGCGATGCAGCAGTTCAGCAACGACAACGTCACCCTGGTGATGCCGGTCGGTGGCCAGTCCAGCTGGTACGCCGACTGGACCGCCGCCAGCAACACCAACGGCCAGAAGACCACCTACAAGTGGGAGACCTTCCTGACCGAAGAGCTCCCCGCCTTCCTCGAGGGCTACGGCGTGTCCCGCACGAACAACGCGGTGCTCGGCCTGTCGATGTCGGGTCCGGCCGCGCTGCGCCTCGCCGCGCTGAACCGCGATCAGTTCAAGCACGCGTCCTCGCTCTCGGGCCCGCTGAACTGGAGCGCCCCCGGCATGCGTGAGGCCATCCGCGTGATGATGCTCGACGCGGGCCGTTTCAACGTCGACGCCATGGCCGCGCCGTGGAGCTCGGCGTGGCTGCGGATGGACCCGATGGTGTTCGCCCCCGAGCTGCGCGGCCTGCCGCTGTTCATCTCCTCGGCCAACGGCCTGCCCGCCCAGCACGACAAGCCGAACGGTGCCGGTGCCGCCTTCAACACGGCCACCGCGATGGGCATCGAGGCCATCTCGTTCGTGAGCACCCTCGCTTTCCAGCGTCGCCTCAACACCCTCGGCATCAACGCCGTCTACGACGTCGGCGCCTCCGGTACCCACTCGTGGAAGTACTGGGAAGACGAGCTGTGGAAGGCGCGTCCGCACATCCTGAATGCGCTGGGCGCCTAG
- a CDS encoding alpha/beta hydrolase — protein MRTLRRERGPVKTAAPGSWARRWAAGVSMALLVPIATAVTGGIAPASAGFNGNAFDFWVDSGMGPIKSRVLRAADGNTNRVVYVLDGMRAPETLNGWEIETDVPNALAAANINVVMPVGGMSSFYADWNAPSDFFGIAGNGAPSSGSGAGNALSGGPGKSYRYQWESFLTGDLRNALADRLGFNRYRNGVFGLSMGGSAALTLAAYHPDQFSFAGAYSGYLNISAPGMREAIRLAMLDAGGYNVDSMAPPWGPQWLRMDPFVFAPNLVGNNTRLWIAAGSGLPTSTDGPNMNTVNGMALEALALANTKSFEVRMATLGARNVTYSFPAFGIHAWNNWNDEALRMIPDLSANIG, from the coding sequence ATGCGAACACTGCGCCGCGAGCGTGGGCCCGTGAAGACCGCCGCCCCTGGTTCGTGGGCTCGGCGCTGGGCCGCGGGCGTATCCATGGCTCTGCTCGTTCCGATCGCGACTGCCGTCACCGGCGGGATCGCTCCCGCCTCCGCCGGTTTCAACGGCAATGCCTTCGACTTCTGGGTCGATTCCGGAATGGGGCCGATCAAGTCGCGCGTGCTGCGCGCCGCCGACGGCAATACGAATCGTGTCGTCTACGTCCTCGACGGCATGCGCGCACCGGAGACTCTCAACGGCTGGGAGATCGAAACCGATGTCCCCAACGCGCTCGCCGCGGCGAATATCAATGTGGTGATGCCGGTCGGCGGTATGTCGAGCTTCTACGCCGACTGGAACGCGCCGAGTGATTTCTTCGGCATTGCGGGCAACGGCGCGCCGTCCTCGGGTTCCGGCGCGGGCAACGCGCTGTCCGGCGGGCCGGGCAAGAGCTACCGCTACCAGTGGGAGTCGTTCCTCACCGGCGACCTGCGCAACGCCCTCGCCGACCGTCTCGGCTTCAATCGCTACCGCAACGGCGTGTTCGGCCTGTCGATGGGCGGCTCGGCCGCGTTGACGCTGGCCGCCTACCACCCGGACCAGTTCTCCTTCGCCGGTGCGTATTCGGGATACCTGAACATCTCGGCCCCCGGCATGCGGGAGGCCATCCGGCTCGCGATGCTCGACGCGGGCGGTTACAACGTGGACTCCATGGCACCGCCGTGGGGACCACAGTGGCTGCGGATGGATCCGTTCGTGTTCGCCCCCAACCTGGTCGGCAACAACACCCGGCTGTGGATAGCGGCGGGCTCGGGCTTGCCGACCAGTACCGACGGCCCGAATATGAACACCGTCAACGGGATGGCACTGGAAGCCCTGGCGCTGGCCAACACCAAGTCCTTCGAAGTCAGGATGGCGACGCTGGGCGCCCGTAACGTCACCTACTCTTTCCCGGCGTTCGGCATCCACGCCTGGAACAACTGGAATGACGAGGCTTTGCGGATGATCCCGGATTTGTCCGCCAACATCGGGTGA